A stretch of the Neodiprion lecontei isolate iyNeoLeco1 chromosome 4, iyNeoLeco1.1, whole genome shotgun sequence genome encodes the following:
- the LOC107224165 gene encoding N-alpha-acetyltransferase 40: MIDLSSKAVNMKRRAHKTRRQLQAEKEKTAKQLVEKANALIDPLATLECFHKYKSKDGVLIEVTCQRVTDLSKQTVSWILDLMERNMKQMYEQSAWGWDLVAKQTELLEPAAWYLVASAEDIPIGFSHFRFDIDYGVEVLYCYEIQLEPSSRRRGLGRFMMQALESMAFQTQMQKVVMTVFKHNPAAISFSHSLGYRLDSTNPYTTEKVHYIILSKHNLGIVNPKADETHSIK; the protein is encoded by the exons ATGATCGATCTCTCTTCCAAAGCTGTCAACATGAAG aGAAGAGCACATAAGACTAGGCGCCAACTTCAGgcagaaaaagagaaaactgCCAAACAACTTGTAGAAAAAGCAAATGCTCTAATAGATCCTCTTGCCACTCTAGAATGTTTTCACAAATACAAATCCAAAGACGGAGTTTTAATTGAGGTCACATGTCAGAGGGTTACAGATTTGTCAAAACAAACTGTATCTTGGATTCTCGATCTCATGGAACGCAACATGAAGCAAATGTACGAGCAGTCCGCGTGGGGTTGGGATCTCGTGGCTAAACAGACTGAATTACTAGAACCAGCTGCTTGGTATTTAGTGGCATCTGCTGAAGACATACCAATCGGTTTTTCGCACTTCAGATTTGATATAGACTATGGTGTAGAAGTTCTGTACTG TTATGAAATACAGCTTGAGCCATCATCCAGGCGCAGAGGATTAGGCCGTTTTATGATGCAAGCATTGGAATCAATGGCCTTTCAAACCCAAATGCAAAAAGTTGTTATGACTGTCTTCAAACACAATCCCGCAGCAATATCGTTTTCTCATTCACTTGG GTACCGGCTTGACAGTACGAATCCTTATACCACAGAAAAGGTACATTACATCATTCTTAGCAAACACAATTTGGGCATCGTCAACCCTAAGGCAGACGAAACTCATTCCATCAAATAA
- the LOC107224161 gene encoding alpha-mannosidase 2 → MRVRKTLAVFGTGLVLAGCVMLYLMMDLALYPNDRGSKLPLKDSQWLHFEDRLSKLEKDFIQHHEAMNAIQIAAQTRDVVNSNNYVNNLVRSTPKPFHMDHLINTKKKQCSFLPEQVPQVDVQMLEIYKKLEFDNPNGGVWKQGWAIDYDEKQWHPTRKLKVFVVPHSHNDPGWLKTFEKYYQTETRDILNNLVSKLAEDKRRKFIWAEVSFLQLWWDEQNKETQDMFRQLVHDGQLEIVAGGWVMPDESSAHWLAQLTQLTEGHQWLKNNLDFVPKSSWSIDPFGLSPTMPYLLKGSGMDNLLIQRVHYSVKKRLARDKLLEFRWRQLWDNDGSSEMFTHMMPFYSYDVPHTCGPDPKVCCQFDFKRLPSYGLTCPWKVPPQVISSNNVAERSMLLLDQYRKKAQLYKTNALLIPLGDDFRYNHRTEWDAQYNNYQRLFDYMNSHSELNVKIQFGTLSDYFDAVRDEQIIENFPTLSGDFFTYSDRDDHYWSGYYTSRPFHKRLDRVLLGSLRSSEILAAIGWVRGGDQLAEKSLFDRLQRARRSHSLFQHHDGIAGTSRDHVVIDYAEKMITALKDSEHVLQQSVMHLLKSQQDFPIDPKIAYFTLDEARLDYTNPGNKRVLTFEAETLSRRVILYNPLPRQRTKIQTLLVSTPYVKVTDRIGHPVLCQISPIWVEVGSLSSAKFELSFEVTVPGLGLSTYLIHVLPSTSLAPRVHIANVTLYNAPAPPSAVPGFAHLQAIPQKREFSIQQRSEVVASFTESGLLKAMRVGNNTVPIHLEFVKYGTKPFGDRSGAYLFLPNKPDPDVIPVPHDTVVHVVEGPLLSRVYLQLPHLFHTCTLFNSPDSDGLGLHIHNEVDISDTQNFEIAMRLNTGIVSRDQFFTDLNGLNMVRRQRFPKLPTQGNYYPLPTAVYIEDERMRLTVATAQPLGVASMGTGQIEIMQDRRLMQDDNRGLSQPVTDNLLTNHIFNLVLEKRTAMPCSGGSPASNHPAGLLSLGAYLATQGLLHPIMAFHPSDSTSTELHPELSPLRFDFPADIDIASLRVFPVPEGAGKGMGLVLHRQALDLCWGDKSFVHRTKVSDDGEVDLRKFLGDMGDWTISEAPLTFTSVGPSLKSPIINLCPHEILPILFHRAQS, encoded by the exons ATGCGGGTTAGAAAGACTTTGGCCGTCTTTGGAACGGGGCTGGTGTTAGCAGGATGTGTTATGCTTTATCTCATGATGGATTTGGCGCTGTATCCAAATGATCGTGGATCTAAGCTTCCACTTAAAGAT AGCCAGTGGCTGCATTTTGAAGATCGACTGTCGAAGCTGgaaaaagattttattcaacatcATGAAGCCATGAATGCTATTCAGATCGCTGCTCAAACTAGAGATGTGgtgaattcaaataattatgTGAACAATCTAGTCAGATCAACACCGAAACCGTTTCATATGGATCACTTGATCAACACCAAAAAGAAGCAATGCAGCTTTTTGCCAGAGCAAGTACCGCAAGTCGACGTTCAAATGTTGGAAATATATAAGAAACTAGAGTTTGACAACCCCAACGGCGGTGTTTGGAAACAAGGCTGGGCAATAGACTATGATGAGAAACAGTGGCATCCGACAAGAAAGTTGAAGGTGTTCGTTGTGCCTCATTCCCACAACGATCCTGGCTGGTTGAAGACGTTTGAGAAATACTATCAGACTGAAACTCGAGACATACTTAATAATTTGGTTTCAAAGCTTGCTGAGGATAAAAGACGCAAATTCATATGGGCCGAGGTATCGTTCCTCCAACTTTGGTGGGACGAACAGAACAAGGAGACTCAGGATATGTTCAGACAGTTGGTTCATGACGGGCAGTTGGAAATTGTTGCTGGCGGTTGGGTCATGCCCGATGAATCCAGCGCCCATTGGTTGGCTCAGCTAACCCAGTTGACCGAAGGTCACcaatggttgaaaaataatttagacTTTGTTCCCAAATCAAGTTGGTCGATCGATCCATTTGGTCTGTCGCCTACTATGCCTTACTTATTGAAGGGCTCAGGAATGGACAATCTATTAATTCAAAGGGTACACTACTCTGTTAAAAAACGATTAGCCAGAGATAAACTACTGGAATTTCGATGGAGGCAACTCTGGGACAACGACGGATCTTCTGAGATGTTTACACATATGATGCCGTTCTATAGCTATGATGTACCACATACTTGTGGTCCTGATCCAAAAGTTTGCTGCCAATTTGATTTCAAGCGACTTCCAAGTTACGGTCTTACCTGCCCTTGGAAAGTACCACCCCAAGTTATTAGCAGTAATAATGTTGCAGAGAGATCCATGCTCTTGTTGGATCAATATCGTAAGAAGGCGCAGCTGTATAAAACTAATGCGTTACTGATACCATTGGGCGATGATTTTCGGTACAATCATCGCACCGAATGGGATGCCCAGTACAACAATTACCAGAGACTCTTTGACTACATGAACTCACATTCAGAACTCAATGTTAAAATCCAGTTTGGAACACTTAGTGATTATTTTGACGCTGTTCGGGACGAACAGATAATAGAGAACTTCCCGACCTTGTCTGGAGACTTCTTTACATATTCGGATAGGGATGACCACTACTGGAGTGGTTACTATACTTCAAG GCCATTCCATAAGAGATTAGATCGTGTACTACTAGGCTCACTGCGGAGTTCAGAGATCCTTGCTGCGATAGGTTGGGTTCGCGGCGGTGATCAATTAGCAGAGAAAAGTCTCTTTGACAGACTGCAACGCGCTAGAAGATCACACTCTCTGTTCCAGCACCATGATGGCATAGCAGGAACATCTAGAGACCACGTAGTCATTGATTATgctgaaaaaatgataactgcCTTGAAAGACAGTGAGCATGTTTTGCAGCAATCAGTTATGCATCTATTAAAAAGTCAGCAGGATTTTCCTATTGATCCTAAAATTGCATACTTCACTCTGGATGAAGCCAG ATTGGATTACACAAATCCTGGAAATAAACGTGTGCTCACTTTCGAAGCAGAAACATTATCACGGAGGGTGATATTGTATAATCCACTACCAAGACAAAGGACTAAAATTCAGACACTGCTTGTATCGACACCATACGTAAAAGTGACTGATAGAATCGGTCATCCAGTTCTGTGTCAAATATCTCCAATTTGGGTAGAAGTAGGAAGTTTATCTTCTGCAAAATTCGAACTTTCTTTTGAAGTTACTGTACCTGGTCTGGGCCTTAGCACATACTTAATTCATGTTCTTCCCAGTACGTCTTTAGCGCC aCGAGTTCACATCGCTAATGTTACCTTATACAATGCTCCAGCCCCACCGTCAGCTGTCCCAGGATTTGCTCATCTCCAAGCTATTCCACAGAAACGGGAATTCTCTATTCAGCAGAGGTCAGAAGTTGTGGCATCATTTACCGAGTCAGGACTTTTGAAAGCAATGCGCGTCGGCAATAATACAGTTCCGATCCATCTTGAGTTTGTAAAATATGGGACGAAGCCCTTTGGAGACAGAAGTGGGGCATATCTTTTCTTGCCCAACAAACCGGACCCTGATGTGATTCCTGTACCACATGATACGGTTGTTCATGTCGTGGAAGGACCTTTGCTATCAAGGGTTTATCTACAATTACCTCACCTCTTTCATACCTGTACATTATTCAATTCACCTGACAGCGACGGACTTGGTCTACACATACACAACGAAGTAGACATTTCAGATAcacaaaactttgaaattgcTATGAGACTGAACACAGGCATTGTATCCAGGGACCAATTCTTCACAGACTTGAACGGCCTTAAT ATGGTGAGACGCCAGAGATTTCCTAAGCTACCAACACAGGGAAATTATTATCCACTGCCTACAGCTGTGTATATTGAAGATGAACGAATGAGACTGACAGTAGCTACAGCACAGCCGCTGGGTGTTGCTTCAATGGGAACAGGTCAGATTGAG ATTATGCAAGATCGACGACTCATGCAAGATGACAATCGAGGCTTAAGCCAGCCGGTAACGGACAATCTCTTGACGAATCATATATTCAATCTGGTCTTGGAAAAACGAACTGCCATGCCTTGTTCTGGAGGATCACCAGCCTCAAACCATCCGGCAGGTTTACTGTCACTGGGTGCTTACCTAGCTACTCAAGGATTGCTACACCCGATTATGGCTTTCCATCCTTCAGATTCGACATCAACCGAACTACATCCAGAGTTGTCGCCATTACGTTTTGATTTTCCTGCCGATATAGACATAGCCAGTTTGAGAGTTTTCCCAGTTCCCGAAGGGGCTGGCAAAGGTATGGGACTGGTCCTGCATAGGCAAGCGTTGGATCTCTGCTGGGGTGATAAGTCTTTCGTACATCGGACTAAAGTATCAGACGATGGAGAAGTTGATTTAAGAAAGTTCCTCGGAGACATGGGAGATTGGACAATAAGTGAAGCTCCGCTGACCTTCACTAGTGTTGGACCATCTTTGAAGTCCCcaataattaatttgtgtCCACACGAAATACTGCCGATCTTATTTCATCGGGCACAATCTTAG
- the LOC107224162 gene encoding WD repeat-containing protein 37 has product MPSDPSTASGGKSSGKTKRISIPRVQSSTDTELQSQQSQAGSTPLQPTALHYVSFRSDPDDGGVPQFLRSRLHEAFQQIEKEFEMLYTENVGLQEKVDALNERLERECYGSGERSLPPGDLTDYPDTKNLSKQKSMGGGSAQKVKTSHKLKAQTSKIVSSFKNPTMSCTMQREYVGHRDGIWEVTVGRLGQPIIATASTDHTARVWAIDSGRCLLQYTGHNGSVNSVRFHPSRDLALTASGDCSAHVWQAAVNWDQAKKLPSSEEIAGMVSDRTTTGVGSIDEQEELPTLRTPVRELLGHSGVVIAADWLPGAEQLVTASWDRTANLYDTETGEVIHTLCGHDQELTHVSTHHIHRLCVTSSKDSTFRLWDFREPIHSVSVFQGHTETVTSAVFTREDKIVSSSDDRSVKVWELRNIRSPLATIRADSAANRLAVSSSGVVAIPHDNRQIRLFDLSGQRLARLPRTSRQGHRRMVCSVAWAEDGGICNLFSCGFDRLVLGWSILPVKDV; this is encoded by the exons ATGCCCAGCGATCCATCTACCGCATCGGGAGGGAAGTCCAGTGGTAAAACGAAGAGAATTTCAATTCCTCGTGTACAAAGTAGCACAGATACAGAACTGCAATCTCAGCAGAGTCAAGCCGGCTCAACTCCTCTGCAGCCAACAGCCCTGCATTATGTCAGCTTTCGTTCCGATCCTGATGATGGAGGTGTCCCGCAGTTTTTACGCTCGAGATTACACGAGGCGTTTCAGCAAATAGAAAAAGAGTTCGAGATGTTATACACAGAAAATGTTGGCC ttCAAGAGAAGGTAGATGCATTAAATGAAAGATTAGAAAGAGAATGTTATGGTTCCGGAGAGCGCAGTTTACCTCCTGGGGATCTAACGGATTATCCGGACacaaaaaatctttccaaACAAAAAT CGATGGGTGGTGGCTCTGCCCAGAAGGTGAAGACTTCGCACAAGCTGAAGGCTCAAACCAGCAAGATTGTTTCCAGCTTTAAGAATCCCACCATGTCTTGTACCATGCAGAGGGAATACGTGGGGCACAGAGACGGGATCTGGGAAGTAACGGTGGGACGATTAGGTCAGCCAATAATAGCAACAGCTTCCACGGATCATACTGCTCGTGTCTGGGCCATCGACAGTGGTCGTTGTCTCTTGCAATATACAGGTCATAACGGATCGGTTAACTCCGTTAGATTTCATCCGAGCAGAGACCTGGCATTAACTGCAAGTGGAGATTGCTCTGCACATGTTTGGCAAGCTGCGGTAAATTGGGACCAAGCAAAAAAGCTGCCCTCTTCGGAGGAAATTGCAGGCATGGTTTCAGACAGGACGACAACAGGCGTTGGGTCTATAGATGAACAGGAAGAACTGCCCACTCTGAGGACACCTGTCCGGGAACTATTGGGTCACTCAGGTGTTGTCATAGCCGCAGATTGGCTACCAGGGGCAGAGCAGCTAGTCACAGCATCTTGGGATAGAACTGCTAACCTGTATGATACGGAAACAGGCGAAGTCATTCATACTCTGTGTGGGCATGACCAGGAGCTGACTCATGTTTCAACCCATCATATTCATAGGCTGTGCGTTACGTCCAGCAAAGACAGCACTTTTCGACTATGGGACTTCAGGGAACCAATACATTCAGTGTCGGTCTTCCAGGGGCATACGGA AACAGTAACGTCTGCAGTATTTACCAGAGAAGATAAGATAGTATCAAGCTCGGACGACCGGAGTGTTAAGGTCTGGGAGCTGCGTAATATTCGTAGCCCATTAGCAACAATCCGCGCAGACAGTGCTGCTAACAGATTGGCCGTTTCGAGCAGTGGTGTAGTAGCTATACCGCATGACAACAGACAGATCAGACTCTTTGACCTCAGTGGGCAAAGGCTGGCCAGGCTTCCAAGAACGAGCAGACAG GGTCACAGGCGAATGGTTTGTTCGGTTGCTTGGGCAGAGGATGGAGGTATCTGCAATTTATTTTCGTGTGGTTTTGACAGGCTGGTATTAGGCTGGAGCATACTTCCAGTTAAAGACGTTTAG